TAGAGCTCAGCAGTTCCCGACTGCGTTTTCTGTTCTCTGCAGGGCCAAAGACGAGCGGCGCACCAGCGGCTTCCAATGCGCCTTGCGCATTTATCACACGGAGGGCCTGCGAGGCTTTTACCGTGGGATCACTGCCTCATACGCTGGTGTCTCTGAAACCATCATCCATTTTGTTATCTACGAGGCCCTGAAGCAGCGACTCAGAGAGCATCGGTCGTTCCTGACTCCGACTCCTGTCTTTTCCCCAAGCAGCCAGGACTTCCTTGGGCTGATGGCAGCAGCCGCCGTTTCCAAAACATGTGCATCATGTATTGCCTACCCACACGGTGAGCTGCTCTGTGTTccaggctctcccccccccaacctgtctGGCCAGAACTGGAGGAGCTTTCTCCAGAGGACTGGATAACTaatctcttttctctgtccttcctGCTCCCTGCAGAGGTCATCCGGACGCGGCTGAGAGAAGAGGGCTCGCGTTACCGCTCCCTTGTGCAAACTCTGCAGCTTGTGGTCCGAGAAGAGGGCCCCTGCGCTCTTTACCGTGGGCTCCTGACTCATCTGACCCGCCAGATCCCCAACGCGGCCATCGTCATGGTCACCTATGAACTAATCATTCATTTGGCAACCAAAATGTGATGCTTCCCCCTCCCTGAGAATTGGCTATTGTTGGCATGTGGCTTTAGGAATGTGAAGCCTTGATAACGATGATCACATTTCCCTGTTCCATGGTTCGATGATGCCGTGGGAAAGGCTTGAAAGCTAGTGGCCTGTCTGTAATCTTTTGTTTGCGAGCCTCGGTAACTGAAGGATGGCTTCAACTGTGCTGGGCCTCTCATCAGATGCCTTAAAAGACATCAGTGGGCAAGGGACCACTCAAAGATGCAGTTGGACAGATGCAAGAGTTTTATATGCAGAAGGAACAGTGCCTAAATGTATGCGTACGGAGGGTGGCTCGGTTGGCAAACGCTCTTCCCCAGTGCCCCTGCCTGGCCAGGCTCCAGTGTGCTGGTTGTGCAATTcagggcagaggaggaaagggTTCTGCTCTACTTCCCCTGTGGCCCGAG
This portion of the Podarcis raffonei isolate rPodRaf1 chromosome 17, rPodRaf1.pri, whole genome shotgun sequence genome encodes:
- the LOC128404597 gene encoding solute carrier family 25 member 36-A-like, translated to MPRRSTALHLAAGGFGGTAGAILTCPLEVVKTRLQSSSLAVRPLCLPAVQMQGVNGALIRPGLPSIGALQLLRTILEKEGIRSLFRGLGPNVVGVAPSRAIYFAAYSGAKEKLNTVFAPESKKVHMLSAACAGVTSSTLTNPIWLVKTRMQLEARAKDERRTSGFQCALRIYHTEGLRGFYRGITASYAGVSETIIHFVIYEALKQRLREHRSFLTPTPVFSPSSQDFLGLMAAAAVSKTCASCIAYPHEVIRTRLREEGSRYRSLVQTLQLVVREEGPCALYRGLLTHLTRQIPNAAIVMVTYELIIHLATKM